Proteins found in one Macrobrachium nipponense isolate FS-2020 chromosome 4, ASM1510439v2, whole genome shotgun sequence genomic segment:
- the LOC135211697 gene encoding proton-coupled folate transporter-like encodes MEATSTSAAAAIAKPEDGAETETVAPPGQSGEAKTGGVQQSVIRKCREQIQAKLARRPDGKSCLEATMSRWEDFMEPAMFFHGFCFWTMQSLMEMVHTLKVCMVDNQFSAEICSNLHNYQNESAKVQQGVTRVVMYNSIISSLIPAFLMLLLGAWSDKYGRKIPLLITASCSALWIGGYMLSVLYSGWPTWLLYVFTLFDSIGGGNQAFTSLCISYLSDVTSWEERTKRIGIGMSVWYIGGPIGNIFVSLFLTYGGIQSTLQLMFFCQLSTVSYLYLVIKESHGPFCTMPRILQHTNPDDSAALKTPWQIAGDFFCLARIKESFQTVFRKREGGLRTVYICVLLSNMIRRIARSFHMYLFVQNALQWTSIDYSWWTTYRTSFAALGSMFLMKKLLKYLNITDTGLIIMASISVLLEYMTYVLLDLTDTDLLIWVGPPLGILSYSITIGLKAMATKLVSQNEKGRVSTMLSASQSLVPMIGGYAFFKLYNSTLYTMAGAQFLLSASLAALILSIFIAIRTLKPEVDQIKPPGATVETPANRNAEIPTLVIQENAESPHAYDNPACSNK; translated from the exons TGCCGGGAGCAGATCCAGGCTAAGCTGGCGCGCAGACCAGATGGCAAGAGCTGCCTTGAGGCCACCATGTCCAGGTGGGAAGACTTCATGGAACCTGCCATGTTTTTCCATGGATTTTGCTTCTGGACGATGCAGTCGCTGATGGAAATGGTCCATACGCTTAAAGTGTGTATGGTGGACAACCAGTTTTCCGCGGAG attTGCTCGAACCTGCACAACTACCAGAATGAATCAGCCAAGGTCCAACAGGGAGTAACAAGGGTGGTTATGTACAACAGCATCATCAGTTCCCTGATCCCAGCTTTCCTGATGTTGCTACTCGGAGCCTGGAGTGACAAATACGGACGCAAG ATCCCCCTGCTGATCACAGCCAGCTGCAGCGCCCTGTGGATCGGCGGGTACATGCTCAGCGTCTTGTATTCCGGATGGCCCACCTGGCTGCTGTACGTCTTTACCCTCTTCGACTCCATCGGGGGCGGCAACCAGGCTTTCACCAGCCTCTGCATCTCCTACCTGAGCGACGTCACCTCCTGGGAGGAGAGGACCAAGCGGATCGGCATCGGCATGTCCGTCTGGTACATCGGCGGACCCATCGGGAACATCTTCGTGTCCCTCTTCCTCACCTACGGAGGGATCCAGTCCACTCTGCAACTCATGTTCTTCTGTCAGCTGTCCACGGTGTCCTACCTGTACCTGGTGATTAAGGAGAGCCACGGGCCCTTCTGCACCATGCCCCGGATCCTGCAGCACACGAACCCCGACGACTCCGCGGCGCTCAAGACTCCCTGGCAGATCGCCGGCGACTTCTTTTGTCTGGCCAGGATCAAGGAGTCCTTCCAGACAGTGTtcaggaagagggagggaggtctTCGCACTGTTTACATCTGCGTGTTGCTTAGCAACATGATAAGGAGGATTGCCCGAT CATTCCACATGTACCTGTTCGTACAAAACGCACTGCAGTGGACATCTATAGATTACAGCTGGTGGACCACCTACCGAACCTCCTTCGCCGCTTTag GTTCAATGTTCCTCATGAAGAAGCTGCTGAAATACCTCAACATTACTGACACGGGGCTGATCATCATGGCGTCGATTTCGGTTCTTCTCGAGTACATGACCTACGTCCTCTTGGACCTGACTGACACCGACTTACTGATCTGGGTTGGACCCCCCCTCGGTATCCTGTCTTACAGCATCACCATCGGTCTCAAAGCCATGGCTACAAAACTGGTTTCTCAAAACGAAAAGG GCCGTGTAAGCACGATGTTGTCAGCAAGTCAGTCTTTGGTTCCAATGATTGGTGGCTACGCTTTCTTCAAGTTGTACAACTCCACTCTGTACACGATGGCTGGAGCCCAGTTTCTGCTCTCTGCAAGTTTGGCTGCTCTGATTCTTTCCATCTTTAT TGCCATCAGGACATTGAAACCCGAGGTAGATCAGATTAAGCCACCAGGCGCTACCGTAGAAACACCTGCCAACAGAAATGCTGAAATTCCCACTTTAGTGATTCag GAAAATGCAGAAAGTCCCCATGCCTACGACAACCCGGCTTGCTCCAATAAATGA